In one window of Episyrphus balteatus chromosome 3, idEpiBalt1.1, whole genome shotgun sequence DNA:
- the LOC129916424 gene encoding uncharacterized protein LOC129916424 isoform X2 translates to MTATRLTRSGRSRFLIGLGLIILMFGFVAIFHSSQTQLDESRQQLIRCEQQQEALNARMQAIIEHKFRLERSLEAERKEHLETRQSFEQRAKEQTEQNAKAKMTHNLHYDSLNQRYKLLQKEHGDLVEDCSKTKKSHLEVVNSLDTKVKSLQSQLQQVRSLNDKDLEELKTKYDTVVQEKDRLEILLQSTSLSAENHKKKIAKLTDTIKEYKNNCDYKPKTDIDSLSDQTLPSPKTGNHHQIIPNHPLDKPLVQKSFKEQQLMIPKPLASSEDKSKLAAENVQQMPPINSTAKSSTVAGSAVNGVEAGGTHDGNRHALSVANQPSTSTAIKAKRSSTAKELPNSPHKPPKHIPLGVAPIPENFEYLLSNNHNDEQQQGGSKLANLQQGENDNKQDTDNNRYVNVVDELIGKNNEGGEQDTGAHEVKDNDFNADKNDENVNNGAEEDNNFFEAKIAQKDNEDHGDAGDDIEVFGMGGHKQNHKDQDDDMAPVANALLDGDNLNNEVAGDQGKEQFADGLHIDEGNEEEEDEDDYSNPAARQQEGPAIRN, encoded by the exons atgaCTGCAACGCGTTTGACGCGCTCCGGTCGTAGTCGATTTCTAATCGGATTAGGCCTCATTATTCTAATGTTTGGATTCGTTGCAATATTCCACAGTTCACAGACCCAATTAGATGAATCCAGACAGCAGCTAATTCGATGTGAACAACAACAAGAGGCTTTAAACGCTCGCATGCAAG CAATAATTGAACATAAATTCCGTCTGGAACGGAGTCTCGAAGCCGAACGTAAAGAACACCTCGAGACACGTCAAAGCTTTGAGCAAAGAGCCAAAGAGCAAACTGAACAAAATGCAAAAGCTAAGATGACACACAATTTGCATTATGACAGTTTGAATCAAAGGTATAAACTGCTGCAGAAAGAACATGGTGATTTGGTGGAAGATTGTTCGAAAACAAAGAAATCACATTTGGAAGTTGTTAATAGTTTGGATACGAAGGTGAAATCATTGCAATCGCAATTGCAACAAGTTCGAAGTTTAAATGATAAGGATCTGGAGGAATTAAAG acaaAGTATGATACCGTGGTGCAAGAAAAAGACCGTTTGGAAATTCTTCTACAGTCAACATCACTTAGTGCCGaaaaccacaaaaagaaaatcgcCAAGTTAACGGACACAATCAAGGAGTACAAAAACAATTGCGACTACAAGCCAAAAACCGATATTGACTCTCTGAGCGATCAAACACTACCATCTCCAAAAACTGGAAACCATCATCAAATTATACCCAACCATCCACTGGACAAGCCTCTCGTTCAAAAGTCATTTAAAGAACAACAATTA ATGATTCCCAAGCCATTGGCCAGTTCTGAGGACAAAAGTAAACTAGCAGCTGAGAATGTACAACAAATGCCACCAATCAACTCGACAGCAAAATCATCAACAGTAGCTGGTTCTGCGGTAAATGGTGTAGAAGCTGGAGGCACTCATGATGGAAATCGACATGCTCTGTCTGTAGCAAACCAGCCCAGCACATCTACAGCAATCAAAGCCAAGCGATCGAGTACTGCAAAAGAACTTCCGAATTCGCCGCACAAACCGCCAAAACATATTCCGCTGGGTGTAGCTCCGATTCCGGAAAATTTTGAGTATTTGCTTAGTAATAATCACAATGATGAACAGCAGCAAGGTGGAAGTAAGTTAGCAAATCTTCAACAAGGAGAAAATGATAATAAGCAAGACACAGACAACAATCGTTATGTGAATGTTGTTGATGAATTGATTGGAAAGAATAATGAAGGTGGTGAGCAAGATACAGGAGCACATGAAGTAAAAGACAACGACTTCAATGCGGATAAGAACGATGAAAATGTAAATAATGGCGCAGAAGAGGATAACAATTTCTTTGAAGCAAAAATAGCTCAAAAAGATAATGAAGATCATGGCGATGCGGGAGATGATATAGAAGTTTTTGGTATGGGTGGACACAAACAGAATCACAAAGACCAAGATGATGATATGGCGCCGGTAGCAAATGCTTTGTTGGATGGAGATAATCTTAATAATGAGGTAGCTGGCGATCAAGGAAAAGAACAGTTTGCTGATGGATTGCACATAGATGAGggaaatgaagaagaagaagatg AGGATGATTACTCAAACCCTGCGGCACGACAACAAGAAGGACCAGCGATTCGTAACTAA
- the LOC129916424 gene encoding uncharacterized protein LOC129916424 isoform X1 — translation MTATRLTRSGRSRFLIGLGLIILMFGFVAIFHSSQTQLDESRQQLIRCEQQQEALNARMQAIIEHKFRLERSLEAERKEHLETRQSFEQRAKEQTEQNAKAKMTHNLHYDSLNQRYKLLQKEHGDLVEDCSKTKKSHLEVVNSLDTKVKSLQSQLQQVRSLNDKDLEELKTKYDTVVQEKDRLEILLQSTSLSAENHKKKIAKLTDTIKEYKNNCDYKPKTDIDSLSDQTLPSPKTGNHHQIIPNHPLDKPLVQKSFKEQQLVSPDLYKVSIKLTNTTQPSASYLSTQKSLAQPADMGEARKDHPIDKYKNAIINSVENFQMIPKPLASSEDKSKLAAENVQQMPPINSTAKSSTVAGSAVNGVEAGGTHDGNRHALSVANQPSTSTAIKAKRSSTAKELPNSPHKPPKHIPLGVAPIPENFEYLLSNNHNDEQQQGGSKLANLQQGENDNKQDTDNNRYVNVVDELIGKNNEGGEQDTGAHEVKDNDFNADKNDENVNNGAEEDNNFFEAKIAQKDNEDHGDAGDDIEVFGMGGHKQNHKDQDDDMAPVANALLDGDNLNNEVAGDQGKEQFADGLHIDEGNEEEEDEDDYSNPAARQQEGPAIRN, via the exons atgaCTGCAACGCGTTTGACGCGCTCCGGTCGTAGTCGATTTCTAATCGGATTAGGCCTCATTATTCTAATGTTTGGATTCGTTGCAATATTCCACAGTTCACAGACCCAATTAGATGAATCCAGACAGCAGCTAATTCGATGTGAACAACAACAAGAGGCTTTAAACGCTCGCATGCAAG CAATAATTGAACATAAATTCCGTCTGGAACGGAGTCTCGAAGCCGAACGTAAAGAACACCTCGAGACACGTCAAAGCTTTGAGCAAAGAGCCAAAGAGCAAACTGAACAAAATGCAAAAGCTAAGATGACACACAATTTGCATTATGACAGTTTGAATCAAAGGTATAAACTGCTGCAGAAAGAACATGGTGATTTGGTGGAAGATTGTTCGAAAACAAAGAAATCACATTTGGAAGTTGTTAATAGTTTGGATACGAAGGTGAAATCATTGCAATCGCAATTGCAACAAGTTCGAAGTTTAAATGATAAGGATCTGGAGGAATTAAAG acaaAGTATGATACCGTGGTGCAAGAAAAAGACCGTTTGGAAATTCTTCTACAGTCAACATCACTTAGTGCCGaaaaccacaaaaagaaaatcgcCAAGTTAACGGACACAATCAAGGAGTACAAAAACAATTGCGACTACAAGCCAAAAACCGATATTGACTCTCTGAGCGATCAAACACTACCATCTCCAAAAACTGGAAACCATCATCAAATTATACCCAACCATCCACTGGACAAGCCTCTCGTTCAAAAGTCATTTAAAGAACAACAATTAGTGAGTCCCGATTTGTACAAAGTATCTATTAAACTTACTAACACCACTCAACCAAGTGCTTCATATCTGTCTACTCAAAAGTCTCTCGCCCAACCTGCTGATATGGGTGAAGCTCGAAAAGATCACCCAATCGACAAATATAAAAATGCCATAATTAATTCTGTTGAAAACTTTCAGATGATTCCCAAGCCATTGGCCAGTTCTGAGGACAAAAGTAAACTAGCAGCTGAGAATGTACAACAAATGCCACCAATCAACTCGACAGCAAAATCATCAACAGTAGCTGGTTCTGCGGTAAATGGTGTAGAAGCTGGAGGCACTCATGATGGAAATCGACATGCTCTGTCTGTAGCAAACCAGCCCAGCACATCTACAGCAATCAAAGCCAAGCGATCGAGTACTGCAAAAGAACTTCCGAATTCGCCGCACAAACCGCCAAAACATATTCCGCTGGGTGTAGCTCCGATTCCGGAAAATTTTGAGTATTTGCTTAGTAATAATCACAATGATGAACAGCAGCAAGGTGGAAGTAAGTTAGCAAATCTTCAACAAGGAGAAAATGATAATAAGCAAGACACAGACAACAATCGTTATGTGAATGTTGTTGATGAATTGATTGGAAAGAATAATGAAGGTGGTGAGCAAGATACAGGAGCACATGAAGTAAAAGACAACGACTTCAATGCGGATAAGAACGATGAAAATGTAAATAATGGCGCAGAAGAGGATAACAATTTCTTTGAAGCAAAAATAGCTCAAAAAGATAATGAAGATCATGGCGATGCGGGAGATGATATAGAAGTTTTTGGTATGGGTGGACACAAACAGAATCACAAAGACCAAGATGATGATATGGCGCCGGTAGCAAATGCTTTGTTGGATGGAGATAATCTTAATAATGAGGTAGCTGGCGATCAAGGAAAAGAACAGTTTGCTGATGGATTGCACATAGATGAGggaaatgaagaagaagaagatg AGGATGATTACTCAAACCCTGCGGCACGACAACAAGAAGGACCAGCGATTCGTAACTAA
- the LOC129916425 gene encoding aurora kinase C, with the protein MFSMLKRPTGKENLQQKSTDTAKNVGGTSTHHAKSMAAPMKKPISSSSTIQKTFDKQIPSKLQSNAVDKIKHTVPNTTRVISSAKPTNPTTIIKTEIKPTNATKSQTASAPAPTKVVEEPLSAAEKPTSSLSDPPNGDCPGQKTDGKKVWALSNFDIGRPLGRGKFGNVYLAREKESKFVVALKVLFKKQIYNSNVEHQVRREIEIQSHLRHPHILRLYGYFHDEARIYLILEYAPKGTLYKELQNQPNKRFDEKQSATYIKSLASALRYLHERDVIHRDIKPENLLLGYKGELKIADFGWSVHEPNSMRTTLCGTLDYLPPEMVQAKPHTKNVDLWSLGVLCFELLVGRAPFHATDYDETYKKIIKIDYKLPDHVSKAAAHFMSKLLVLNPEARLPLDQVMSHPWITANTV; encoded by the exons ATGTTCAGCATGCTTAAACGGCCAACGGGAAAAGAAAATCTTCAACAAAAATCCACTGATACCGCGAAGAATGTTGGTGGCACCAGCACACACCACGCCAAATCAATGGCAGCACCAATGaaaaag CCAATTAGCAGCAGCAGCACAATTCAGAAAACATTCGACAAACAAATTCCAAGTAAATTGCAATCGAATGCCGtcgataaaataaaacacactgTCCCCAATACCACACGGGTTATTTCATCAGCAAAGCCCACTAATCCCACCACAATCATAAAGACTGAAATAAAACCAACTAATGCTACAAAATCACAGACTGCTAGTGCACCTGCACCCACAAAAGTTGTCGAGGAACCTCTTTCTGCAGCAGAAAAACCAACCTCGTCATTGTCAGACCCACCAAATGGCGATTGTCCAGGACAAAAGACTG atgGAAAAAAAGTATGGGCTCTCTCCAACTTTGACATTGGCCGACCATTAGGGCGCGGCAAATTCGGTAATGTTTATTTGGCTCGTGAAAAAGAATCCAAATTTGTGGTTGCCCTAAAAGTTCTCTTCAAGAAGCAAATCTACAATAGCAATGTTGAACATCAAGTTCGTCGTGAAATAGAAATTCAATCACATCTCCGACATCCACACATCCTACGACTTTATGGCTATTTCCATGACGAAGCTCGAATCTATTTGATCTTGGAATACGCTCCCAAAGGAACTCTATACAAAGAACTTCAGAATCAGCCTAATAAGCGCTTTGACGAGAAGCAAAGTGCCACATACATCAAATCCTTGGCATCGGCTCTTCGTTATCTTCATGAACGCGATGTCATTCATCGTGACATCAAGCCGGAGAATCTATTGCTGGGCTACAAAGGTGAACTGAAAATTGCTGATTTTGGTTGGTCTGTGCATGAGCCAAATTCGATGCGAACAACATTGTGTGGAACTTTGGACTATTTGCCGCCAGAGATGGTTCAAGCTAAGCCccatacaaaaaatgttgatCTCTGGAGTTTGGGTGTGCTGTGCTTTGAACTGTTGGTAGGCAGAGCACCCTTCCATGCTACAGACTACGACGAGACTTATAAGAAGATAATTAAGATTGATTACAAACTTCCTGATCATGTTTCGAAGGCGGCAGCTCATTTTATGTCAAAGCTGTTAGTTTTAAATCCAGAGGCACGATTGCCTTTGGATCAGGTCATGTCACATCCTTGGATTACTGCCAATACCGTTTGA